From Campylobacter pinnipediorum subsp. caledonicus:
GCGGCATCACTTGCACCAGCACTTACAACGATAGTGTAGTCCATAGCTCCATATTCTTCAAGTTTTTTTACAACTTGTGCAACTGTTGATTGCTTTTGACCTATGGCAACATATATACATACTACATCTTGACCTCTTTGGTTTATTATAGTATCTATCGCAACAGTTGTTTTTCCTGTTTGTCTATCGCCAATTATTAATTCACGTTGTCCACGACCTATCGGAACAAGTGCATCAATAGCTTTAATACCTGTTTGAAGAGGCTCGTGAACTGATTTTCTAGCCATAATTCCCTTAGCTTTTTCTTCAACGAATCTAGTTTCTGTAGCTTCTATTGGTCCTTTTGCATCTATAGGTTCACCAAGTGCATTTACAACACGACCTATTAGAGCATCACCAACTGGAACACGAAGTAGCTTTTTTAATCTTTTTACAGATGTTCCTTCTGAAATAGTATTTGTTTTACCAAGTACAACTATACCAACACTACTTTCTTCAAGGTTAAGAGCCATTCCTCTTTCGCCACTTTCAAATTCAACCATCTCGCCAGCCATAATGTTTTTAAGTCCATAAACATTTGCAACACCATCAGCAACAGATATAACCTTACCTGTCTCTTCAACATCGATATTTAATTCAAAATTTTCAATTCTCTCTTTGATGATAGTGCTAATTTCATCAGCTTTATTTTTAACACTCACGCGTATGCTCCTTCTTAAATTGCTTTTAATATATATTCGTTAATTTGTGCCTTCAGTCTATCTACCGAAAAGCTAACCTCTATGCCTAATTCATCTAATTCTACTTTTATTCCATTGTATTTCTTTTTTACAACATCAAGCTTAATGTTTGCATTAAACTTCTTTGAGAATTTCTCTTCTATATCCTCTTTTTGTTTATTGTCTAATTCAACTTCGCCATATATTTTACCAATGTAAACATTTTGCATATTAGCTTTTTTTGTTTTTAGCTCAGCCAATATAGCTGGAATTAGTTCAAGTCTTTTATTTTTAGCTAACAATTTTATTAAATTATTAAATTTATCATTACTACTTGTAGCCAATGATATTAAAAAATCAACTTTTAAATCATTTTTTAAAGCTGGCATAGTTATGATATTTTGAAATTTTTCATTTTCAAAAGCACTAGATATATTTTCCAAATTCTCAATAAAAATATCCAAATCAGTTGAAGAAGAGCCATTTAAAATAGCTTTTACATATTTTTTTGCAACTATTTCATTCATTATGCAACCTTTTTAAGTATTATATTTACAAGCTCTTTTTGATCTAATTTTAAATCTTTATTGTCAAATATGTTGTTTAATATTTCATTTACTAGATTTTTAACCATCTTTCTTTCTTCAAATTCTTTTTGTTCTTTGAAACTTTTTTCTAGGTTTAAAATATCCAGTTCGCTCTCTTTTTTGATTTTTTCTTTTATAATAATAGCCTCTTTTTTAGCAGTTTCTATAAGATTTGCAGCATTTATTTTTGAGTCTTCAACTCTTCTTAATACTTCATCTCTTTTGTTGTTTGATGCTTTTAATTTTTCTTGTATGCTATCAAGTTTATTTGCTATTGAATTTATTCTATCTAGATACATTTGTTTCAAAGGTTTTGCTATAAAATATAACAATATACCAAAAAATAATAAAAAATTAAGAGTTCTTTCTACTATATCATAGTTTGCATGTTCTGAAGATGCTAGCAAAAAAACAGGGGTCATAAAAAATAATATTTTATATTTTGAGATCATGGTTTAAATCCTTGCTATTTTATTATTTAATATTTCTTTCAACTCAGGCACTTTCAGCATGAGTTCATTTTTTAATGCATCTTTTTTGCTGTTTAATTCTTCTGTAAATTTTAAATATTCTTCTTCAAGATGTAATTTTTTTTGTTTTATTTCAGCTTGTGCTAATGTTTTTGAAGAATTTAAAGCTTCTTGTTTTATAGCATTTGCTTCATTTCTTGCATTTGAAATAATGCTTTGTATCTCTTGTTCGTAAACTCCAAGGTCGCTGTTATTTTTGTTAACACTATCCTCTTTATCTTTTATAAAAGTATTTCTGTCATCTAGAAATTTAAGCATTGGCTTATAAAGCAATGAATTTAAAACAGCAATTAGAATCAGAAAAATAATAGCTGTTAAGATAACAAGACTAGGATTTATTTCTAACATCTATCCTCCTTAATTTTTATAAATAATTTAAATTACCAATGATTTTACAATAAAATACAAAAAAGTTATATTAAATTTTTGAAAATTATTCTAATTTATCTAAAAATGCTTGAATTTGCGAAACATCTTTAAATTCTAAAATAACTTTTTTATTTTGAATTTTTGTTTTTATTTTAAAATTTTCAAGTGATTTTTTTAATCTTATTAGCTCATTTTGATGTTCAAATTCCACGCTTTGTTTTTTATTGGTTGACACGTTTTTGGTTTTTAGTTTTTTTACTAATTTTTCCGTGTCTCTAACGTTTAGTTTTTGACCGATTATTGTATCTACGATAAGTTTTTCATTCTCAGGACTTAAACCAACTATGATTTTAGCATGACCCTGGGAAAGTTTTTCTTCTACCAATAAATCCTGTGTTGAAGGAAGTAAGGTTAACAATCTCATTGTGTTTGTTATTTGTGTTCTTGACTTATGTAAGATATCAGCCAAAGCCTCTTGTGTGATTTGATATTCGTTTATCAGCTCTTTGTATGATAATGCAAGCTCTATTGAGTTTAGGTTCTCTCTTTGTATATTTTCAATAAGAGCAAGTTCTCTTAGATTATTAGATTCTATATCGGCTATTATTGCTGAGATTTTTTCTTTGCCAAGAAGTTTTGTTGCCCTAAGTCTTCGCTCTCCTGCTATAAGCATATAGCCATCATCTTTTTGAATAACAACTATTGGTTGAATTAGTCCGTGTCTTTTTATGCTTTCGCTAAGTTCATCAAGTGCTTCTTTGTTGAAATTTTTTCTTGGTTGATATGGGTTATTTGATATAAGCGAGATATTTATTTGTTTTACTATGCTTTTATCGGTTTCAAATACTTTGTTGTAAGCGGCTTCAACATCGCTAAATACAACACCAAAATCTCTTCCGCCAAGTCCTGTTTTTTTTGCCATTATTACTCCAAGATAGAATATGCTAAGTTTTGATATGCTAAAGAACCAGCTGATTTTATATCATACAATATGACCGGTTTGCCAAAGCTAGGGCTTTCAGCTAGCTTAACATTTCTTGGGATTACAACCAAATCATCATCTGGGTTTAGTCCACACATAAAAAGCTTATGCTTAAAATGTTGTTTTAGATTTGTTACAACATCTTTTGCTAGATTATTTTGAGAGCTAAACATAGTTGGCAAAAATCCTTTTACGTTAAGCTTTGGATTTGTTTCACTTTTTACTAGTTTGATTGTATTTAACATCATTGCAAGACCTTCCAATGCATAAAATTCGCACTGAACAGGTATGATAACACTATCACTTGCACTTAATGCATTTATAGTCAGGCTTCCAAGCGCCGGAGGACTGTCTATTATAACAAAATCATAATCGCTTCTTATCTCATCAAGTTTGTTTTTTAATACAAGTTTAAAATCCCTGCTCTTATCATCAAATTCTCTTTCTATTCCTACTAAGCCTATATTTGCAGGTGCCAAAAATAGAGTTGGTATCTGTGTTTTTAGCACTATTTCTGATAATTTTTTTGATCCTGTTAAGACATGATAGATATTAAACTCATAATCACTTCTATTAAAGCCCATGCCAGTTGTAGCATTTGCTTGTGGATCTATATCTATAAGCAGAACTTTTTTTTCTGCTACAGCTAGAGAAGCTGCTAAATTTACAGCAGTTGTTGTTTTACCAACTCCACCTTTTTGGTTTGCTATAGTTATTACTTCACTCATCTTAAAGAATACACCTTTTTATTGTTTATAAAAATAGCTCCATCTTCACAAAGCGTAGCTTGCGACAGATCAACACTATATCCATCAATATGTGTTATGAACTTTTTTGATTTTTCGAATTCTATCTTAAATTTGCTAAAAATATGCTTCCATGAAATCATTTTATCTATTTGCTCGCAAAAGCCCCATACTATGCTATCTGCCGACAAATTTATATCTAAAATGTCCGCATTTTCTGGAGATTTAACTAAATTTAATCCTAAGCTAATTATGTAATTGTCGTTTATTTTTGTGCTTAAAATTCCACCTATTTTCCTATCATTTATATAAAAATCATTAGGCCATTTTACCCATACATTTGACCCAAATGATTTAAGATATTCTTTTAAAATCATAGAAAAATATATAGATATTGAGGCATCATTTAAATCATTTGGTATACTGTTTTTATCAACACAAACAGACAAAAAAAGATTGCCTTCATATCCAAGCCAACTATTACCACGACTACCAACACCATTTGTTTGTATCTTGGTTGATATAGTATGGGGCGGTTTTATGGCATTTGATTTTAGCAAATTTACTAAATGCAGATGTGTTGATTCACATTCATCAAGAAATTCTACTACCAACTTTAAGCCTCTTTCCATTTATAAAATCTATAGCCTTAACCGCCTTTTTACCAGGTTCTTGTATGCTAAAAATTTCTACCGAAAAATCACGTGTAGCAACAAAAAAGCTTTTTTCGGTTATATCTATTATTTCTTCGCAATTACCCTTTTTATTACTTGGTTTTAAATCAATAATTTTTAATCCATTTTCTAAAAATATACTAGGCCAAGGATCAAAAGCTCTAAATTTATTATAAATTTCAGCCGTTGTATCTTTAAAACTAACAAGCCCCATTTGTTTTGTGATTTTTTTGCAATAACTTGCATTGCCTTCATCTTGTTTTATATGTTTTAGAGTATTGAAATTTTTAAGTGTAGATATGATTAATCTCCCAGCCATTTGAGCTAATTCATCAAACAACTCTTTGCTTGTTTTGTGCTCACAGGTTGTATACTCAAACTCAAGCATATCGCCTGTATCAAGCCCTTCATTCATAAGCATCGTTGTTACTCCGGTTTGTTTTTCTCCAGCTAATAATGCTGATTGGATAGGGCTAGCGCCTCTATATTTTGGTAAAATAGATGCATGTAAGTTTATACAGGGGGTTATTTTTAAAATATCTTTTGGTAAAATTTTACCATAAGCAGCAACAACTATAAAATCAGGATTTAATTCTTTTATTTTTTTTATTGTATCCTCATCCCTCAAATTTTTTGGCTGAAAAATATCTATTTTGTATCCATTTTCTTGTAAAAATAGCTTCACACTTGGCGGTGTTAAAATTTGTTTTCTTCCCACTGGTCTATCTGGATTTGTAAAAACAGCTAATACTTCTATACCTTCAATTAAAATTTGACGCAAAATCTCAGTAGCATAATCAGGCGTTCCCATAAAAATTATCTTCATAAATTCCCCCTTTTTGATAAATTTCTAAATAAATAAAAAATGAATATTATCTTAAATATGATTAAAAAGCGTTTTAATCGAGAAAATTTATAAATGCAATAAATTTATATTTGATTAATATGTTTTATTTTATTATAGCGACACTCAATAAACTAAAAATAAAAAATTAATTCCAAGGATTAATGACGGATGCTATAAATTTTTAATAAAAATTTATAAAGGGCAATAAAGGCGAAAATAATACAGCAAAAGTTATTAGCAAAATTTTAAATAGCAAAGATAATCAAAATTATTATTTAATGCCAACAAGTAAGCATAGATGTATATAATAGAAAATTAGATGGTGCGACCTGCGAGACTTGAACTCGCACACCTACTGGCACTACCCCCTCAAGATAGCGTGTCTACCAATTCCACCAAGGTCGCAAAGATAATATGCCCTATAAAATATAGAGCATAAAAAATTATTTATTATCCAAGCATAGGGTTACCGTATAGAACGATAAGAGTTATAACCAATGCGTAAATAACTTGTGCTTCGACCATCGCAAGAGCAACAAACATGGTTGTCATAAGCTTACTAGCAACGCCGGGATTTCTAGCTGTTCCACTAATAGTAGCAGCAGCGGTATTTCCCATACCTATAGCACCACCAAGAGCAGCAAGGCCAAGACCTATACCAGCAGCTAAAACAGAAGCTGATCTAATCATTGAGTTGTTCATTTCACCATCTGCACCTGCAGCAAATGCAAAAGCAGTGAGAGATAAAAGTAATAAAACGATTTTTTTCATCGTCATTCTCCTTAAAATTTTAAAGCTTATTTCGGATCTATCCCCTACTTTATAAAGCCTTATGAGCTGAAATAATACATAAAAAAAGCTTTGTTTTACTTAAAATACACTATATATTTTCTAATTTTATGTTAAATATATTTTATTAGCTCATGCCTACAAAATGTTTTATGTTAGGTTTTTCTCCTTGATGATATGCATTAACTTCTGCTTGAAGCATAGCATCAACCTTAGAAACCCTATTGTGCTGCCTTAAATGCTCTGCCCAATTTTCAACAAAAAACCATTCAAGCAAAATTTCCTCATCGTGAGTGCTTTGAACTATCCCCCAAGCATACGCACCATCTTTTTTTCTATGTTCTGCTAGTTTTTTTATTTTATGTAAAAACTCTTCTTGGTCTGATTTTTTTACTAAATACTCAACTTGAACCAAAACAGGCGAACGATGTAAATCTATCTTAGAATGAGTATATGACTCTTCCCAATGCTGTGCTGGATTTAAATCATCTTCTCCAAGTGGTAGTTTTTTTCTACTAGCTAAAATATTTGCTACAACTAGCAAAATAGCAGCCCCAACCAAAGTAAGGCTTATACCAATATACTGAGCAACAACACCCCATATCAAACTACCAGCAGTCATTGCGCCATTAAAGGTAGTAATATATATGGCAAGTGAGCGACCACGAACCCAATTTGGCAATATAGTTTGAGTTACACTATTAAGAGTTGTTAAAGCTATAATCCAAGCTGAAGCTAAGAAAAATACAGCAATTACAGCTATAAATTTAGGTGGCGCAAAAGACAAACCAAGCATAACAATGCCGCTTAAAATAGCTGATAATACTATTAACTTGTCAGAATCAAACCTTTTTCTTAGTCTTGGAAGAACAATAGCACCAAGACCTATTGAAGCCAAAAGTATTCCGTAAAATCCAACATGCCTGATAAAAGCTTACGAGCGACCAAAGGAAGTAAAGCCCACATAGCACTAACAAATATAAAATATATAATAGTTCTAAACAAAACTGCATGTAAAGGTTTGCTTGATTTTGCATATCTAAGACCTGCTCTAAAAGCACCGCCAAAGTTTTCAAAAAGCTCATCTTTAACTTTTACTTGTGGCTTCCACCAAAGTAAAGCAGAGATAACAAAAACATAGCTTATAAC
This genomic window contains:
- a CDS encoding F0F1 ATP synthase subunit delta, producing MNEIVAKKYVKAILNGSSSTDLDIFIENLENISSAFENEKFQNIITMPALKNDLKVDFLISLATSSNDKFNNLIKLLAKNKRLELIPAILAELKTKKANMQNVYIGKIYGEVELDNKQKEDIEEKFSKKFNANIKLDVVKKKYNGIKVELDELGIEVSFSVDRLKAQINEYILKAI
- a CDS encoding F0F1 ATP synthase subunit B — its product is MISKYKILFFMTPVFLLASSEHANYDIVERTLNFLLFFGILLYFIAKPLKQMYLDRINSIANKLDSIQEKLKASNNKRDEVLRRVEDSKINAANLIETAKKEAIIIKEKIKKESELDILNLEKSFKEQKEFEERKMVKNLVNEILNNIFDNKDLKLDQKELVNIILKKVA
- a CDS encoding FoF1 ATP synthase subunit B'; this encodes MLEINPSLVILTAIIFLILIAVLNSLLYKPMLKFLDDRNTFIKDKEDSVNKNNSDLGVYEQEIQSIISNARNEANAIKQEALNSSKTLAQAEIKQKKLHLEEEYLKFTEELNSKKDALKNELMLKVPELKEILNNKIARI
- a CDS encoding ParB/RepB/Spo0J family partition protein, translated to MAKKTGLGGRDFGVVFSDVEAAYNKVFETDKSIVKQINISLISNNPYQPRKNFNKEALDELSESIKRHGLIQPIVVIQKDDGYMLIAGERRLRATKLLGKEKISAIIADIESNNLRELALIENIQRENLNSIELALSYKELINEYQITQEALADILHKSRTQITNTMRLLTLLPSTQDLLVEEKLSQGHAKIIVGLSPENEKLIVDTIIGQKLNVRDTEKLVKKLKTKNVSTNKKQSVEFEHQNELIRLKKSLENFKIKTKIQNKKVILEFKDVSQIQAFLDKLE
- a CDS encoding ParA family protein; its protein translation is MSEVITIANQKGGVGKTTTAVNLAASLAVAEKKVLLIDIDPQANATTGMGFNRSDYEFNIYHVLTGSKKLSEIVLKTQIPTLFLAPANIGLVGIEREFDDKSRDFKLVLKNKLDEIRSDYDFVIIDSPPALGSLTINALSASDSVIIPVQCEFYALEGLAMMLNTIKLVKSETNPKLNVKGFLPTMFSSQNNLAKDVVTNLKQHFKHKLFMCGLNPDDDLVVIPRNVKLAESPSFGKPVILYDIKSAGSLAYQNLAYSILE
- a CDS encoding biotin--[acetyl-CoA-carboxylase] ligase, giving the protein MVVEFLDECESTHLHLVNLLKSNAIKPPHTISTKIQTNGVGSRGNSWLGYEGNLFLSVCVDKNSIPNDLNDASISIYFSMILKEYLKSFGSNVWVKWPNDFYINDRKIGGILSTKINDNYIISLGLNLVKSPENADILDINLSADSIVWGFCEQIDKMISWKHIFSKFKIEFEKSKKFITHIDGYSVDLSQATLCEDGAIFINNKKVYSLR
- the fmt gene encoding methionyl-tRNA formyltransferase, whose amino-acid sequence is MKIIFMGTPDYATEILRQILIEGIEVLAVFTNPDRPVGRKQILTPPSVKLFLQENGYKIDIFQPKNLRDEDTIKKIKELNPDFIVVAAYGKILPKDILKITPCINLHASILPKYRGASPIQSALLAGEKQTGVTTMLMNEGLDTGDMLEFEYTTCEHKTSKELFDELAQMAGRLIISTLKNFNTLKHIKQDEGNASYCKKITKQMGLVSFKDTTAEIYNKFRAFDPWPSIFLENGLKIIDLKPSNKKGNCEEIIDITEKSFFVATRDFSVEIFSIQEPGKKAVKAIDFINGKRLKVGSRIS
- a CDS encoding F0F1 ATP synthase subunit C, whose translation is MKKIVLLLLSLTAFAFAAGADGEMNNSMIRSASVLAAGIGLGLAALGGAIGMGNTAAATISGTARNPGVASKLMTTMFVALAMVEAQVIYALVITLIVLYGNPMLG
- a CDS encoding MFS transporter produces the protein MASIGLGAIVLPRLRKRFDSDKLIVLSAILSGIVMLGLSFAPPKFIAVIAVFFLASAWIIALTTLNSVTQTILPNWVRGRSLAIYITTFNGAMTAGSLIWGVVAQYIGISLTLVGAAILLVVANILASRKKLPLGEDDLNPAQHWEESYTHSKIDLHRSPVLVQVEYLVKKSDQEEFLHKIKKLAEHRKKDGAYAWGIVQSTHDEEILLEWFFVENWAEHLRQHNRVSKVDAMLQAEVNAYHQGEKPNIKHFVGMS